In a single window of the Nocardioides massiliensis genome:
- a CDS encoding GNAT family N-acetyltransferase → MSAHLSVASPADVAEAAQVVAEAFRDDPVLHGLVPGERDRLRRLQLLMRATLATGPLHTGAIDLARLEPTGPIVGVAAWEAPRGTGGPVPWGARVRALPLMLRAVGLRHLSEVRRTSATFAAARPDEPHWYLDDIVVADAAQGRGVGSALLRHGLARVDGSGSPAYLEATSDDSRRLYERFGFVAGVRLEVPGSPYAMVRPGRDAPTD, encoded by the coding sequence GTGAGCGCGCATCTGTCCGTCGCCAGCCCCGCCGACGTGGCCGAGGCCGCGCAGGTGGTCGCGGAGGCGTTTCGCGACGACCCCGTGCTGCACGGGCTCGTCCCCGGGGAGCGCGACCGACTGCGCCGCCTGCAGCTGTTGATGCGGGCGACCCTGGCGACCGGACCGCTGCACACCGGCGCGATCGACCTCGCTCGCCTCGAGCCGACGGGCCCGATCGTGGGCGTCGCGGCGTGGGAGGCTCCGCGCGGCACCGGTGGGCCGGTGCCGTGGGGGGCGCGGGTGCGGGCGCTGCCGCTGATGCTGCGAGCGGTCGGCCTGCGGCACCTGTCGGAGGTACGACGGACCAGCGCGACGTTCGCAGCGGCGCGTCCGGACGAGCCGCACTGGTACCTGGACGACATCGTCGTCGCCGACGCTGCTCAGGGTCGCGGGGTCGGCTCCGCCTTGCTTCGCCACGGGCTGGCTCGCGTCGACGGGAGCGGCTCGCCGGCGTACCTCGAAGCGACCAGCGACGACAGCCGCCGGCTCTACGAGCGCTTCGGGTTCGTCGCCGGTGTGCGCCTCGAGGTGCCCGGTTCGCCGTACGCGATGGTGCGCCCGGGCAGGGACGCCCCGACGGACTAG
- a CDS encoding DUF4333 domain-containing protein: MRRLLGVVLLAVVLAPVAGCSLEAGPEPGVAPDVLAEQVSVSLAETVGRAPDDVECPDRLAARVGAEVRCTLRDGETAYGVTVRATAVDGDDVRFDIQVDQDPLP; the protein is encoded by the coding sequence ATGAGGCGTCTTCTGGGGGTGGTGTTGCTCGCCGTGGTGCTCGCGCCCGTGGCGGGCTGCTCCCTCGAGGCCGGTCCCGAGCCGGGCGTCGCCCCCGACGTCCTGGCCGAGCAGGTGAGCGTCTCTCTAGCGGAGACGGTCGGGCGCGCGCCGGACGACGTCGAGTGCCCCGACCGGCTCGCCGCCCGCGTGGGTGCGGAGGTGCGCTGCACGCTGCGCGACGGTGAGACGGCGTACGGCGTGACGGTCCGGGCCACGGCGGTCGACGGCGACGACGTCCGCTTCGACATCCAGGTGGACCAGGACCCGCTGCCCTGA
- a CDS encoding SMP-30/gluconolactonase/LRE family protein: protein MDTADPTVVSTGYAFPECPRWHDGALWFSDIHAGQVVRLDIHTGSSEVVAEYDGHPSGLGFLPDGRLLVADGHTSRVLRREPDGTLVEHADVSSVATHTLNDMVVDAQGRAYVGNYGDASVPPAPPFPAALALVQPDGTVTAAATDMMFANGMVVTDEGRTLVVAETRSVPGRLTAFTIGDDGALSERRTLVEFDEGIMPDGIALAGDGSIWVASPFTNEVLHVSADGADVRSVPVPTPYAVAVGGDDLDVLLVCSAPTWVPEETLAQRAGAILRVDPRG, encoded by the coding sequence GTGGACACCGCTGACCCGACGGTCGTGAGCACCGGCTACGCCTTCCCCGAGTGCCCGCGCTGGCACGACGGCGCGCTGTGGTTCAGCGACATCCACGCGGGCCAGGTCGTGCGTCTCGACATCCACACGGGCAGCTCCGAGGTCGTCGCGGAGTACGACGGCCACCCCAGCGGCCTCGGCTTCCTGCCGGACGGCCGCCTGCTCGTCGCCGACGGCCACACGTCGCGCGTCCTGCGCCGCGAGCCCGACGGCACGCTCGTCGAGCACGCCGACGTCTCGTCGGTGGCCACCCACACCCTCAACGACATGGTCGTCGACGCCCAGGGCCGCGCCTACGTCGGCAACTACGGCGACGCGAGCGTGCCTCCGGCCCCGCCCTTCCCGGCCGCGCTGGCACTGGTCCAGCCCGACGGCACGGTCACCGCGGCAGCAACCGACATGATGTTCGCCAACGGCATGGTCGTCACCGACGAGGGGCGCACGCTCGTCGTCGCCGAGACCCGCTCGGTGCCCGGGCGGCTCACCGCCTTCACCATCGGCGACGACGGGGCACTGTCCGAGCGACGCACCCTCGTCGAGTTCGACGAGGGGATCATGCCCGACGGCATCGCGCTCGCCGGCGACGGCAGCATCTGGGTCGCCTCGCCGTTCACCAACGAGGTGCTCCACGTCAGCGCCGACGGGGCGGACGTCCGCAGCGTGCCCGTCCCCACGCCGTACGCCGTCGCGGTCGGCGGGGACGACCTGGACGTGCTGCTGGTCTGCTCCGCGCCGACCTGGGTGCCGGAGGAGACGCTCGCGCAGCGTGCCGGCGCGATCCTGCGCGTCGACCCGCGCGGCTGA
- the glgX gene encoding glycogen debranching protein GlgX, which yields METWPGTPYPLGATYDGSGTNFALFSEVAERVQLCLIDDDGEGGTTETCVDLVEVDAYVWHCYLPGVGPGQRYGYRVHGPWDPANGLRCNPAKLLLDPYAKATSGEIDWDPSLFGYDFDDPEQRNDADSAPHMMHSVVINPYFDWQGDRPPRTPYHESFIYEAHVKGLTQLHPDVPEELRGTYSGLHHPAVLAHLKRLGVTAIELMPVHQFVQDHHLLEKGMRNYWGYNTIGFLAPHSSYAASEEAGGQVQEFKAMVKAMHDEGIEVILDVVYNHTAEGNHLGPTLSFKGIDNPAYYRLVEDDLQYYMDYTGTGNTLNVRHPHSLQLIMDSLRYWVTEMHVDGFRFDLASTLAREFYDVDRLATFFELVQQDPVVSQVKLIAEPWDVGPGGYQVGGFPPQWTEWNGAYRDTVRDFWRGEPALGEFATRVAGSSDLYEHTGRRPVASINFVTAHDGFTLADLVSYDEKHNEANGEDGNDGESHNRSWNHGVEGPTDDPEILRARARSQRNFIATLLLSQGVPMLLHGDEMGRTQQGNNNTYAQDNELSWVDWEAADEPLIEFTAAVSRLRAEHPTFRRRRFLTENSLVWLRHDGEEMGDDDWETESKALGAYLDGDRIGGRDPRGERVTDDDFLLYFNADGPTEITLPTAHAPRWDVAVDTGGSAEEETYDAGTRLTLAERSLLVLREHRAPEAVADGSVEASIEALAARDEQ from the coding sequence GTGGAGACCTGGCCCGGCACCCCCTACCCCCTGGGTGCGACCTACGACGGCAGTGGCACCAACTTCGCCCTCTTCAGCGAGGTCGCCGAGCGCGTGCAGCTGTGCCTGATCGACGACGACGGCGAGGGCGGCACCACCGAGACCTGCGTCGACCTGGTCGAGGTCGATGCCTACGTCTGGCACTGCTACCTGCCCGGCGTCGGGCCGGGCCAGCGCTACGGCTACCGCGTCCACGGCCCCTGGGACCCGGCCAACGGCCTGCGGTGCAACCCCGCGAAGCTGCTGCTCGACCCCTACGCCAAGGCCACCAGCGGCGAGATCGACTGGGACCCGTCGCTGTTCGGCTACGACTTCGACGACCCCGAGCAGCGCAACGACGCCGACTCCGCGCCGCACATGATGCACAGCGTCGTCATCAACCCGTACTTCGACTGGCAGGGCGACCGGCCGCCGCGCACGCCGTACCACGAGTCGTTCATCTACGAGGCCCACGTCAAGGGCCTCACCCAGCTGCACCCCGACGTTCCCGAGGAGCTGCGCGGCACCTACAGCGGCCTGCACCACCCCGCGGTCCTCGCCCACCTCAAGCGGCTCGGCGTGACCGCGATCGAGCTGATGCCGGTCCACCAGTTCGTGCAGGACCACCACCTGCTCGAGAAGGGGATGCGCAACTACTGGGGCTACAACACCATCGGCTTCCTCGCGCCGCACTCGTCGTACGCCGCCAGCGAGGAGGCCGGCGGGCAGGTGCAGGAGTTCAAGGCGATGGTGAAGGCGATGCACGACGAGGGCATCGAGGTGATCCTCGACGTGGTCTACAACCACACCGCGGAGGGCAACCACCTCGGCCCGACGCTGAGCTTCAAGGGCATCGACAACCCGGCGTACTACCGGTTGGTCGAGGACGACCTGCAGTACTACATGGACTACACCGGCACCGGCAACACCCTCAACGTCCGCCACCCGCATTCGCTGCAGCTGATCATGGACTCGCTGCGCTACTGGGTGACCGAGATGCACGTCGACGGCTTCCGCTTCGACCTCGCCTCGACGCTGGCGCGGGAGTTCTACGACGTCGACCGTCTGGCGACGTTCTTCGAGCTCGTGCAGCAGGACCCGGTCGTCAGCCAGGTGAAGCTGATCGCCGAGCCGTGGGACGTCGGGCCCGGCGGCTACCAGGTCGGGGGCTTCCCGCCGCAGTGGACGGAGTGGAACGGCGCCTACCGCGACACCGTGCGCGACTTCTGGCGCGGCGAGCCGGCGCTCGGCGAGTTCGCCACGCGCGTGGCCGGGTCCTCGGACCTCTACGAGCACACCGGCCGGCGGCCCGTGGCCAGCATCAACTTCGTCACCGCGCACGACGGGTTCACGCTGGCCGATCTCGTGTCGTACGACGAGAAGCACAACGAGGCCAACGGCGAGGACGGCAACGACGGCGAGAGCCACAACCGGTCGTGGAACCACGGCGTCGAGGGGCCCACCGACGACCCCGAGATCCTGCGCGCCCGAGCCCGGTCGCAGCGCAACTTCATCGCGACGCTCCTGCTGAGCCAGGGCGTGCCGATGCTGCTCCACGGTGACGAGATGGGGCGCACGCAGCAGGGCAACAACAACACCTACGCCCAGGACAACGAGCTGAGCTGGGTCGACTGGGAGGCCGCCGACGAGCCGCTGATCGAGTTCACCGCCGCCGTGTCCCGGTTGCGCGCCGAGCACCCGACCTTCCGGCGCCGTCGCTTCCTCACGGAGAACTCGCTGGTGTGGCTGCGCCACGACGGCGAGGAGATGGGTGACGACGACTGGGAGACCGAGTCCAAGGCGCTCGGCGCCTACCTCGACGGCGACCGCATCGGCGGTCGCGACCCCCGGGGCGAGCGGGTCACCGACGACGACTTCCTGCTCTACTTCAACGCCGACGGCCCCACCGAGATCACCCTGCCGACGGCGCACGCACCACGCTGGGACGTCGCCGTCGACACCGGCGGCAGTGCGGAGGAGGAGACGTACGACGCCGGCACGCGGCTGACACTGGCCGAGCGCAGCCTGCTGGTGCTGCGCGAGCATCGCGCGCCCGAAGCGGTCGCCGACGGCTCCGTCGAGGCCTCGATCGAGGCCCTGGCGGCGAGGGACGAGCAGTGA
- a CDS encoding NAD(P) transhydrogenase subunit alpha, which translates to MRIAVLKETREGETRVALVPELVGRLTALGYAVAVEPGAGVGALHADEEYAAAGAVVDADAVEGAEVVVSVQPPPIDVVRRLAPGTSTISFLPSLQETGLVADLRDSGVTAYAMELVPRISRAQAMDALSSQALVAGYRCAIVAAGLLRRFFPLNMTAAGTVPPAEVVVLGAGVAGLQAIATSKRLGAVVKAYDVRAASAEEIRSMGAQAIDLGLEALEGAGGYAREMTEERATRQRELLTPYVAAADALITTAAVPGRQAPVLVTREMVEQMRPGSVVVDLAAESGGNVEGSVPGQVVRIGAAQVWGGSGVPAQMPGPASRLYAQNVVNLVALMTRAGEGEQPPAFAPDFADEIIAGACVTHEGVVRHEPTRTALEGGAP; encoded by the coding sequence GTGAGGATCGCCGTGCTGAAGGAGACCCGCGAGGGCGAGACCCGGGTGGCGCTCGTCCCGGAGCTCGTCGGTCGGCTGACCGCGCTCGGGTACGCCGTGGCCGTGGAGCCCGGTGCGGGGGTGGGGGCGCTGCACGCCGACGAGGAGTACGCCGCTGCCGGTGCGGTGGTGGACGCCGATGCGGTCGAGGGTGCGGAGGTCGTGGTCTCGGTGCAGCCGCCGCCCATCGACGTCGTACGCCGGCTCGCGCCCGGCACGAGCACGATCTCGTTCCTGCCGTCCCTGCAGGAGACCGGCCTGGTCGCCGACCTGCGCGACAGCGGCGTCACGGCGTACGCGATGGAGCTCGTGCCGCGCATCTCGCGCGCCCAGGCGATGGACGCGCTGTCGTCGCAGGCACTGGTCGCGGGCTATCGGTGCGCGATCGTGGCGGCTGGCCTGTTGCGACGGTTCTTCCCGCTCAACATGACCGCCGCTGGCACCGTCCCCCCGGCGGAGGTCGTCGTCCTCGGTGCGGGCGTGGCCGGCCTGCAGGCGATCGCGACCTCCAAGCGTCTGGGCGCGGTCGTCAAGGCGTACGACGTGCGCGCCGCCTCCGCCGAGGAGATCCGCTCGATGGGCGCCCAGGCGATCGACCTCGGCCTCGAGGCGCTCGAGGGCGCTGGCGGTTACGCGCGGGAGATGACCGAGGAGCGCGCCACGCGCCAGCGCGAGCTGCTCACGCCGTACGTCGCCGCGGCCGACGCGCTGATCACGACCGCCGCGGTCCCCGGCAGGCAAGCGCCGGTGCTGGTCACCCGCGAGATGGTCGAGCAGATGAGGCCCGGATCGGTGGTCGTCGACCTCGCCGCGGAGTCCGGGGGCAACGTCGAGGGGTCGGTGCCCGGCCAGGTCGTGCGGATCGGTGCCGCGCAGGTGTGGGGCGGCTCCGGTGTGCCGGCGCAGATGCCCGGGCCGGCATCGAGGCTCTACGCGCAGAACGTCGTCAACCTCGTCGCCCTGATGACCCGGGCGGGTGAGGGGGAGCAGCCGCCTGCGTTCGCCCCCGACTTCGCCGACGAGATCATCGCCGGCGCCTGCGTCACCCACGAGGGCGTCGTGCGCCACGAGCCCACCCGCACCGCGCTCGAAGGAGGAGCTCCGTGA
- a CDS encoding M15 family metallopeptidase, with protein sequence MSSRATSLPMAQATVQPSVRRAAAAAALGLAVLITGCTGTAPTPPSASTPTSAPTPTPDPTVQPTAPVPESPTAQPAPGTVPPDWLGTRVLPRAATGFGEVRRTPRELRNRRFTLPDTVAPLPGDGFASRVVDPAPQRVLRRSTWDPACPIGADELAWVRVAFRGFDGERHTGELLVASDVADDLVEVFGALFAADFPLEEMRVTTKREQTLPPTGDGNNTTAFNCRPVRGQTSWSEHAYGRAVDINPFHNPYVRETDAGLVVLPERAAAYVDRSRRAPGMVHADGPVVAAFRAIGWGWGGDYRSLKDYQHFSATGR encoded by the coding sequence GTGAGTTCGCGGGCGACATCACTGCCGATGGCGCAGGCGACAGTGCAGCCGAGCGTGCGCCGAGCAGCCGCCGCCGCGGCGCTCGGACTGGCCGTCCTGATCACCGGTTGCACCGGGACTGCACCGACTCCGCCGTCGGCGTCGACGCCGACCTCGGCCCCCACGCCCACCCCGGATCCGACCGTCCAGCCCACGGCCCCCGTGCCGGAGAGCCCGACCGCGCAGCCCGCGCCGGGCACGGTGCCCCCGGACTGGCTCGGCACCCGGGTCCTGCCGCGCGCGGCCACGGGCTTCGGCGAGGTGCGGCGTACGCCGCGCGAGCTGCGCAACCGCCGGTTCACCCTGCCCGACACCGTCGCACCGCTGCCGGGTGACGGCTTCGCCTCGCGCGTCGTGGACCCGGCGCCGCAACGCGTGCTGCGGCGCTCGACCTGGGACCCGGCCTGCCCGATCGGCGCGGACGAGCTCGCGTGGGTGCGGGTCGCCTTCCGGGGGTTCGACGGCGAGCGCCACACCGGCGAGCTGCTGGTCGCCTCCGACGTCGCCGACGACCTCGTCGAGGTCTTCGGCGCGCTGTTCGCCGCCGACTTCCCGCTCGAGGAGATGCGGGTGACGACCAAGCGCGAGCAGACGCTCCCGCCGACCGGCGACGGCAACAACACCACGGCGTTCAACTGCCGGCCCGTGCGCGGGCAGACGTCGTGGAGCGAGCACGCCTACGGCCGCGCGGTCGACATCAACCCGTTCCACAACCCCTACGTCCGCGAGACCGACGCGGGTCTCGTCGTGCTGCCCGAGCGCGCCGCGGCGTACGTCGACCGCAGCCGCCGGGCCCCGGGCATGGTCCACGCCGACGGCCCGGTGGTCGCGGCGTTCCGCGCGATCGGCTGGGGGTGGGGCGGGGACTACCGCTCGTTGAAGGACTACCAGCACTTCTCCGCCACCGGCCGCTAG
- the treY gene encoding malto-oligosyltrehalose synthase, with protein sequence MTRRERAPRVPTSTYRFQVNATQDLPTVARRMDYLNDLGIDWVYLSPILPSEPGSDHGYDVVAHDHVDAARGGEAGLDAVAAEAHKRGMGVLVDIVPNHVGVATPAENAWWWDLLKHGQQSAYAKAFDVDWEFGGGKIRIPVIGDDDFDAVQVDVDAGEVRYHDNRFPLAPGSLDKLDHQEVLAAQHYELVHWKVADDGLNYRRFFAVNTLAAVRVEDPQVFADTHVEIERWFAEGLVDGLRVDHPDGLRDPAGYLRDLAELTGDAYVLVEKILETGEELPVSWATEGTTGYDVMALVDRVLVDPGGVEPLTALETRLRGGELDWESNVFARKLEVADGILRSEVRRIVREIRAVEAAGAHTVPEGELEEAVAHVLAAFPVYRSYLPEGHAHLHEALERARIHTQHLESAAMDVVARVLGDPEHPAALRFQQTSGMVMAKGVEDCAFYRTSRLSSLTEVGGDPSVFAIDPTHFHATMAARLHSWPHAMSASSTHDTKRGEDVRARITVLAEVPEFWEHALDRLLALAPVPDPGFGNLLWQAVVGAWPADDADPATWRARLHGYAEKAMREAGDRTTWTAPDADYEAAVHRAVDAAFDDPAVARVVREVVERTAGPGWVNALSAKLLTLTVPGVPDVYQGSELWEQSLVDPDNRRPVDLDHRAELLAAIRDGARPTLTLGPSDPGIAKLAVVHAALRARRERPELFESYAPLAPEGEAAPHALAFDRGGAVTVVTRMPVGLAARGGWGDTVLRLPAGTWRDEVSGRDGLSGALRLAELLDDLPVALLTRSDLPTDPSEESR encoded by the coding sequence GTGACGCGTCGCGAGCGCGCCCCCCGCGTGCCGACCAGCACCTACCGCTTCCAGGTCAACGCCACGCAGGACCTGCCCACAGTCGCAAGGCGGATGGACTACCTCAACGACCTCGGGATCGATTGGGTCTACCTCTCCCCGATCCTCCCGTCGGAGCCCGGGAGCGACCACGGGTACGACGTCGTGGCGCACGACCACGTCGATGCCGCCCGAGGCGGGGAGGCCGGCCTGGACGCCGTCGCCGCGGAGGCACACAAGCGCGGGATGGGCGTGCTGGTCGACATCGTGCCCAACCACGTCGGCGTCGCCACGCCCGCCGAGAACGCGTGGTGGTGGGACCTGCTGAAGCACGGCCAGCAGTCGGCGTACGCGAAGGCCTTCGACGTCGACTGGGAGTTCGGCGGCGGCAAGATCCGGATCCCGGTCATCGGCGACGACGACTTCGACGCCGTCCAGGTCGACGTCGACGCCGGCGAGGTCCGCTACCACGACAACCGGTTCCCGCTGGCCCCCGGGAGTCTCGACAAGCTCGACCACCAAGAAGTCCTCGCCGCGCAGCACTACGAGCTCGTGCACTGGAAGGTCGCCGACGACGGTCTCAACTACCGGCGGTTCTTCGCGGTGAACACCCTCGCCGCCGTGCGCGTGGAGGACCCGCAGGTCTTCGCCGACACGCACGTCGAGATCGAGCGCTGGTTCGCCGAGGGCCTCGTCGACGGGCTCCGGGTCGACCACCCCGACGGCCTGCGCGACCCCGCGGGCTACCTGCGCGACCTCGCCGAGCTCACGGGCGATGCCTACGTGCTCGTGGAGAAGATCCTCGAGACCGGCGAGGAGCTGCCGGTCTCGTGGGCGACCGAGGGAACGACCGGGTACGACGTCATGGCGCTCGTCGACCGGGTGCTGGTGGATCCGGGCGGCGTGGAGCCGCTGACCGCGCTCGAGACCCGTCTGCGCGGCGGGGAGCTCGACTGGGAGTCCAACGTCTTCGCTCGCAAGCTCGAGGTCGCCGACGGCATCCTGCGCTCGGAGGTACGCCGGATCGTGCGGGAGATCCGCGCGGTCGAGGCCGCAGGCGCCCACACCGTGCCGGAGGGGGAGCTGGAGGAGGCGGTCGCCCACGTGCTCGCGGCCTTCCCCGTCTATCGCTCCTACCTCCCGGAAGGGCACGCGCACCTCCACGAGGCACTGGAGCGGGCGCGGATCCACACGCAGCACCTCGAGTCGGCCGCGATGGACGTGGTCGCGCGCGTGCTCGGCGACCCCGAGCACCCCGCCGCACTGCGCTTCCAGCAGACCAGCGGCATGGTGATGGCCAAGGGAGTCGAGGACTGCGCCTTCTACCGCACCTCCCGGCTCAGCTCGCTCACCGAGGTGGGTGGCGACCCGTCGGTGTTCGCGATCGACCCGACGCACTTCCACGCCACGATGGCCGCGCGCCTGCACAGCTGGCCGCACGCGATGTCGGCATCGTCCACCCACGACACCAAGCGCGGCGAGGACGTCCGGGCGCGGATCACCGTGCTCGCCGAGGTGCCGGAGTTCTGGGAGCACGCGCTCGATCGGCTGCTGGCCCTCGCGCCCGTGCCCGACCCCGGCTTCGGCAACCTGCTGTGGCAGGCGGTCGTCGGTGCGTGGCCCGCCGACGACGCCGACCCGGCCACCTGGCGCGCGCGGTTGCACGGCTATGCGGAGAAGGCGATGCGCGAGGCGGGCGATCGCACGACGTGGACGGCGCCGGACGCCGACTACGAGGCGGCCGTGCACCGCGCCGTCGACGCGGCCTTCGACGACCCGGCCGTCGCGCGGGTGGTGCGCGAGGTCGTCGAGCGGACCGCCGGCCCGGGCTGGGTCAACGCGCTGTCGGCCAAGCTGCTGACGCTCACGGTGCCGGGCGTGCCCGACGTCTACCAGGGCAGCGAGCTGTGGGAGCAGAGCCTCGTCGACCCCGACAACCGCCGCCCCGTGGACCTCGACCACCGCGCCGAGCTGCTCGCCGCGATCCGCGACGGGGCCCGCCCGACCCTCACCCTGGGCCCCTCCGACCCGGGCATCGCGAAGCTCGCCGTCGTCCACGCGGCGCTGCGCGCACGGCGCGAGCGCCCCGAGCTGTTCGAGTCCTACGCGCCCCTCGCCCCCGAAGGTGAGGCGGCTCCGCACGCCCTCGCCTTCGACCGCGGCGGCGCGGTCACGGTCGTCACCCGGATGCCCGTCGGCCTCGCCGCTCGCGGTGGCTGGGGTGACACGGTGCTTCGGCTTCCCGCGGGCACCTGGCGCGACGAGGTCAGCGGACGCGACGGACTCTCCGGCGCGCTCCGCCTCGCCGAGCTGCTCGACGACCTCCCCGTCGCGCTGCTCACCCGTTCCGACCTCCCGACCGACCCCTCCGAGGAGTCCCGTTGA